From the Pomacea canaliculata isolate SZHN2017 linkage group LG4, ASM307304v1, whole genome shotgun sequence genome, one window contains:
- the LOC112563379 gene encoding peptidyl-glycine alpha-amidating monooxygenase-like, which translates to MQVHLKETDAEKTDHEDSKVDKSESVTERVSLVINTTATRPLLEFGLAILQNTGFIPKGSEVVTTESACQWQSEQPVVIAGIRLHTHSRGVWMEALLEHKGRWQVVGEGDPSLPEDVLPVNGTRVVQRGDFLAARCYFRQDPARDIPFGSSWTEEMCNLHVLYLLPIGAAPSIRFQLCTNQVPSIALRHLFPNLPSLRTDISPEPEDREVGM; encoded by the exons ATGCAGGTGCACTTGAAAGAAACGGATGCAGAGAAAACAGACCATGAGGATTCCAAAGTCGATAAATCCGAATCAG taacAGAGAGGGTGTCCCTCGTTATCAACACAACGGCGACCAG ACCCTTGCTGGAGTTTGGACTTGCCATTCTACAGAACACGGGCTTCATCCCTAAAGGAAGTGAGG ttgtGACTACAGAGAGTGCATGTCAGTGGCAAAGTGAACAGCCTGTCGTCATCGCTGGCATCCGCCTGCACACTCACAGTCGAG GTGTGTGGATGGAAGCCTTGCTGGAGCACAAGGGACGGTGGCAGGTTGTTGGTGAGGGCGATCCCTCCCTCCCTGAG GACGTCTTACCGGTGAACGGAACGCGCGTGGTCCAGCGAGGTGACTTTCTG GCTGCTCGCTGCTATTTTCGGCAAGACCCAGCGAGAGACATCCCCTTTGG CTCGTCTTGGACGGAGGAAATGTGCAACTTGCATGTGCTGTACCTTCTACCAATAGGCGCCGCCCCCAGCATCCGCTTCCAGCTGTGCACCAATCAGGTGCCTTCCATCGCACTACGTCACCTCTTCCCCAACCTGCCGTCGCTTCGCACTGATATCTCGCCCGAACCTGAGGATCGCGAAGTTGGCATGTAG
- the LOC112563378 gene encoding glutathione S-transferase omega-1-like, which produces MSFIQMSRIFLRLPAFREKMFQRNSNCRSCLSGTVNSQADDKLFTKCSPAGRYQAVTAQNNELKVEIQRRRFSKRQKMAHSEDELRRPNDPLPPGAVLRLYSMRMCPYAQRARLVLAAKKVPYDRVNVDLNNKPDWFFDINFYGEVPVIIHNGKNIFESLICAEYLEEAFPEPKLYSSDVYQRALERIYFNHWTKKGIPAFYSLLKAGHLDLELAERLDQHIGKMEEFLKTASTPYFNGTKPGFSDYMIWPWFERIPMLGKITDYEMSSEKFPLLTVWVSQMWKDPVVQECKIDPELFIQHYIQYRTGRPDFTIGASKPKGIPEALENLDGLRDPATRDRQSKK; this is translated from the exons ATGAGTTTCATTCAAATGAGCAGAATATTTCTCCGACTGCCGGCTTTCAGGGAAAAAATG TTTCAGCGAAACTCCAACTGCAGATCCTGTTTGTCGGGAACAGTAAACAGCCAAGCAGACGATAAATTGTTCACAAAGTGTTCCCCAGCAGGAAGATATCAGGCAGTGACTGCGCAAAACAACGAACTCAAGGTGGAAATTCAGCGACGGCGGTTTTCA AAACGACAGAAAATGGCTCACAGTGAGGATGAACTTCGTCGTCCGAACGACCCGTTGCCTCCAGGGGCTGTCCTTCGCCTGTACAGCATGCGGATGTGTCCATACGCTCAG CGAGCCCGTTTGGTCCTGGCTGCTAAGAAAGTGCCATATGATCGTGTCAATGTGGACTTAAACAACAAACCTGACTGGTTCTTTGACATCAACTTCTATGGGGAAGTTCCTGTCATAATACACAACGGAAAGAACATTTTTGAGTCTCTTATCTGTGCTG AATACCTTGAGGAGGCTTTTCCTGAGCCAAAGTTGTACAGTTCTGATGTTTACCAGAGGGCTTTAGAACGGATCTATTTCAACCATTGGACAAAGAAG gGAATTCCAGCATTTTACAGTTTGCTGAAGGCAGGTCATCTTGATCTTGAACTTGCTGAGCGGCTTGACCAGCATATCGGCAAAATGGAAGAGTTTCTGAAGACAGCCAGCACTCCATACTTCAATGGCACAAAACCAGGATTTTCTGATTACATGATTTGGCCCTGGTTTGAACGCATTCCCATGCTAGGGAAGATAACAG ATTATGAAATGTCATCAGAAAAATTTCCACTGCTGACAGTTTGGGTCTCTCAAATGTGGAAAGATCCTGTAGTCCAGGAATGCAAGATTGATCCTGAGCTCTTTATTCAGCATTACATCCAATACCGAACAGGTCGGCCAGACTTCACCATTGGAGCCAGCAAGCCAAAAGGTATCCCAGAAGCCCTTGAAAACCTTGATGGACTTAGGGATCCTGCCACAAGAGATCGTCAGTCAAAGAAGTAA